TTGCCTTTTCCTTCTAGTTTTATTAAAACAAATGCTCCGTTTGAATTAATTCATTGTGATATTTGGGGAGGATATCGTGTTCCGTCATATACTAAAGCCAACTATTTTCTTACTAtagttgatgattttagtagagcAATTTGGATATTTCTTCTTAAATACAAAAGTGAAGCAAGTCAATGTCTTAAAAATTTTCACAAGATGATAGAGGTTCAATTTGAAAAGCAAATCAAACGAATTAGGTGTGATAATGGTGGGGAATTTACATCCACTAACATGCTGGAATTTTACAATGAAAAGGGAATCCTGTTAGAGACCACATGTCCCCATACTCCCGAACAAAATGAGGTTGTTGAAAGGAAGCATAGACACCTACTCGAGACTGCACGCGCCTTAAGGATCGGTGCTAACCTTCCTAAGAGGTTTTGGGGAGAATGCATTTTAACCGCAACGCATGTGATCAACCGTCTTCCATCCAAAGTGATTAAAGATAAAACTCCTTTCGAGTTGATCTGGAACAAAGAACCGGATTACAATTCTTTAAAGGTCTTTGGCTGTCTCGCTTACTTTAAAAACACCAATACAAAAGGTGACAAGTTTGAAGAAAGGGGGAAGCCAGGGGTATTTCTTGGATACCCTCCTGGAACTAAAGGATATAAAATTTTAGATCTTGAAACGAGAAAAATAATACTCAGCAGAGATGTCAATTTCCACGAagaaaattttcctttcaaaaATATTCAAGAAAACAATGAATATGAAACCGAAGAACCAATGGTGTGTCACGATTGTCATTGTCATGATGAGCCAATTTTAGCACAAAATAAAGTTCAAAGCCCCATAAAGCAAGACGCTCAAGTAGATCATGACCAGGATGGTGAGCCAAATGACTCACATGAAACTCATAGTGAGCATGAAATGAGCAACCTGAGCAATGAAGGGCAGCCCGTCAACGATGATCTTGAAACCGATGAGTCTAACGAAGAAATAGAAGTCCCTTTTGAAACAAGACCCACCCGAACGAGGGTCCAACCTTCGAGATTCAAACACTTCGTGGTACAGGTTCCCCCTTCGGTCAAACACCCGACATCAACATCCAATCAGGTTGCCTCTACGGTATGTCACCTAATTTCTAATTTCGTGTCTTATAATGAGTTTTCCGCTAATCACAAAGCTTTTCTCTCGGCCATCTCTAATAATGATGAGCCCAAGTTTTTCAAACAAGCAGCTCAAGATGTTCGTTGGCGTGAGGCTATGCACAAGGAAATTAAAGCTCTGGAGAAAAATGGAACATGGACCTTGGAAGAACTACCTAAAGGCAAACGAGCTATAGGCTCCAAATGGGTCTATAAGATAAAGTTCAAACCGAATGGCGAAGTTGAAAGATACAAAGCGCGTTTAGTAgcaaagggttttactcaaatgGAAGGGGTGGATTATCATGATACATTTGCACCGGTCGCCAAACTCGTTACAGTTAGAACTCTTCTAGCCGTGGCTGTAAAAAGGGATTGGATTATCCACTAACTTGACGTAAACAACGCCTTTTTGCATGGGGATCTCGATGAGGAAGTCTACATGAAGATCCCACAAGGTTTTTCTAAAGAAGTAGAAACTCGAGTGTGTCGTCTAAGAAAATCCTTATATGGGTTGAAGCATGCTTCACGCAATTGGTATCACAAGTTCACAACTTATCTTTTGAGCTTGAAATTCAAACAGTCCAAGGCCGAGCACTCGCTATTCATTTATGAGAATGCAAAAATAACGATAGTTGCTCTCATTTATGTGGACGACGTGATCATTACAGGAAATTGCCTCGATACAATTCAAGAAATAAAGGCGCAACTTGACAAAGAATTTAGTGTTAAAGACCTTGGCCCTCTCAAATACTTTATTGGCATAGAAGTAACCAAAACTAGCGATGGACTAGTTCTAAGCCAACGAAAATATACATTGGACATCTTAAAGGATAGTGGGAAATTGGGCTGCAAACCGAGTTCCTTTCCTATTGAACAAGGTTTGAAGCTTGACAAAGGTGACAATGAAGCGCGTGTCGATGCAGGTCAATATCGCCGTCTGATCGGCCGGTTGTTGTACCTTCAAGCCACACGTCCAGACATTACCTACTCAGTCAACGTCCTGAGCCAATTTGTAGCTGATCCGAGAACCAGTCATATGGAAGCGGCAAACCGTGTCCTTCGATACTTAAAGGCTACACCGGGTCAAGGCATCTTCCTTTCCCGAGCAGGAGATCCCGTCTTAAATGCTTATTGTGACACCGACTGGTTAGGATGCTCTTATATAAGACGCTCACGTACAGGTTACTTCCTCTTCCTAGGTGGGGCTCCTATCTCTTGGAGAAGTAAGAAACAGTCTGTTGTGTCGCGATCTTCCGCAGAAGCAGAATATCGAGCAATGGCGTCCACCGTTAGTGAAATTCTTTGGGTTCGTTGGCTACTTAGTGAATTACGAATTGACACTTCATCACCCACACCCTTGTTTTGTGACAATCAAGCTGCTCGTCACATAGCTAATAATCCGGTTTTCCACGAAAGAACTAAGCACGTTGAGATGGACTGTTACTTTGTTCGTGAACGCGTTCAGTCCAAGGAGATTGTTCCCATGCATATAAGCAGCAAGATGCAGTTAGCTGACTTGTTGACAAAAGGACTGACAGCACAGCAACTTCAATTTCTTCTTGGCAAGATTAGCATTACCAATTTGCATGCTACATCTTGAGGGGGAATATAGAATTTTATCTTATTTTCGCTGCTATCTCTTCCATACTTAGAGGAGTTATTTATGGGATGTTGTTTTTGGCATTCCTATTTATTTTGTCCTTGTATTCTGTTGCTGTAattcaattttggaacaattcTTCTGCCTATTCTTTTCTCTCTTGTTAATTCCAATATACTCGACTTGTTTTCCATCCCTCCCCAAATAAACTGTCTTTGGATTTTCTCCAGATCTTTAATTACTCCAATTGGTGCAGCAAACAGAGATAGATAGTACGTGGGTAGGTTTCCTAGTACTGCTTTTGCTAAAGTTACCCGACCTCCGAAGCTTAGTGTTTTTGATTTCCAAGTCGACAATTTTGACTTAAATTTATCGATTATTGGATTCCATGCATTTTTTCTGTTCATATTGTCTCCCACGGGTACGCCTAAATACGTGAAAGGGAGGGCTGATGGTTCACATCCAAGAGGGGAGGCCCACTCACTTACCTCACTGGGTTCACCTCCAATACTATAAACCCGTGATTTATTGAAGTTCACCTTTAGTCCAGATACCATGTGAAAGCATCTTAATATTCTTGCTAGATTAGCGATATTTCTTTGAGACCAGTGACCTATAAACAATGCGTCATCTGCGTAAAACAAATGAGAGATATTAACGTTAGAGTTTGGGATTTTCATCCCGTCAAATAATCCCCGTTCCACAGCCGAGCTCATCATGACATGTAGTCCTTCCATAGCTATTATGAATAGGAATGGGGACATCGGGTCTCCTTGTCGAACACCTTTTGACATATCAAAATCCTTTGTGGGAGAGCCATTCACCAATACAGAAGCTTTAGATGATTCTAGACATCCTGCTATCCATCTCCTCCATTTTTCACTGAAATTCATCTGCATCATAATTGAATCCAAGTACTCCCAGTTGACCGAGTCAAAGGCTTTATTAAAGTCAGCTTTAAATAGCAACATCTTTCTTCCAGTTTTTTGAGTCCAAGAAACCAACTCGTTTACAATGAGAGGACCCTCCAAAATATTGCGACCTTCTAAGAAAGCTGATTGGACTTCATTGATACACCCACCGATGTGTTTCCTCATCCGATTAGCAAGGATCTTTGCTATTATTTTGTATAGGGCTCCTATGAGATTTATTGGACGATAATCTTTAAGGGATAATGGGTCTTTCACCTTTGCTGCTAGGGATATAAACGAAGAGTTACATCCGTTTGAAAATTTTCCCAATGTTTCAAAGTATTTTACAAACTCCACAATGTCATCTTTCACCAAGTCCCAATACGTTTTAAAAAACTTGAACGTAAAACCGTCGGGCCCCGGTGCCTTATCACTGCCACAGGAGCTGACCGCCAATTTAATCTCCTCCACCCCAATCTCCGCCTCCAACATATCTCGAGTTTCTTGGGACATCTTTTTAAATCTGTGATTAATTAGTTTTGGTCTAGATCTCTATCTCTCTTTGAATTTATCTGCAAAAAAGGAATGAATCTCTATTTTTATTTGGGATGGATTAGTAATCCACAAACCATCAACTATTATTCCTTGTATTTGGTTCTTGCGGCATCTGTTGTTCACATATCCGTGGAAGAATGAAGAGTTCTCATCCCCATCCACTATCCATTTTATCCTGAATCTTTGTTTTAAGTCCATTGTTGCTAATTTCAAATTCAACAACTTTTCTGTGACAGTTAGTTCTTGTTCCCAATTCATGAGGCATCAGGTCTCTTGTTTCCGCCAAGGCATCTATTTCCTCCATTTTCTTCTTCGATGCTTGTATCTCACCATTTTCTCTTGTATATTCAGCCTCTTGCCATTTCTTTATATTCATTTTAAGATATCTTAGCTTAGCTGCTAAGAAAGCATCAGCCCCTCCATACCCACGAAATTCAGACCACGCCTTCTTGACAACCCCTTCAAAACCTTCCTTTACCAGCCACGAGTTAAATAATCTGAATGGTTTTGCCCCAAAGTCCTCCTGCCTGGTGGTAAGAATGATTGGGCTATGATCTGAAAATTTTCTAGGGAGGACCGTACCTGAAGCATCTAGCAAGTATTTAAGAAATTCCTCACACTCTAGGAACCGATCAAGCTTGCTTAACTTTCTTCCTTCCTGTCTGTAGTATGTAAAA
The genomic region above belongs to Lactuca sativa cultivar Salinas chromosome 4, Lsat_Salinas_v11, whole genome shotgun sequence and contains:
- the LOC111880023 gene encoding uncharacterized mitochondrial protein AtMg00810-like; translation: MKIPQGFSKEVETRVCRLRKSLYGLKHASRNWYHKFTTYLLSLKFKQSKAEHSLFIYENAKITIVALIYVDDVIITGNCLDTIQEIKAQLDKEFSVKDLGPLKYFIGIEVTKTSDGLVLSQRKYTLDILKDSGKLGCKPSSFPIEQGLKLDKGDNEARVDAGQYRRLIGRLLYLQATRPDITYSVNVLSQFVADPRTSHMEAANRVLRYLKATPGQGIFLSRAGDPVLNAYCDTDWLGCSYIRRSRTGYFLFLGGAPISWRSKKQSVVSRSSAEAEYRAMASTVSEILWVRWLLSELRIDTSSPTPLFCDNQAARHIANNPVFHERTKHVEMDCYFVRERVQSKEIVPMHISSKMQLADLLTKGLTAQQLQFLLGKISITNLHATS
- the LOC111880022 gene encoding uncharacterized protein LOC111880022, whose product is MKKKLWEELSLIKASRNARWIIMGDFNVVRRQTERINSRFCSNSAQDFNQFINNNSLQDLRLGGFNFTYYRQEGRKLSKLDRFLECEEFLKYLLDASGTVLPRKFSDHSPIILTTRQEDFGAKPFRLFNSWLVKEGFEGVVKKAWSEFRGYGGADAFLAAKLRYLKMNIKKWQEAEYTRENGEIQASKKKMEEIDALAETRDLMPHELGTRTNCHRKVVEFEISNNGLKTKIQDKMDSGWG